The Gadus morhua chromosome 16, gadMor3.0, whole genome shotgun sequence DNA window gtggaggggaggaaggggagacgAAACATGGGTTAACATCTTCCCTTGTTTAACCGTGTCACTCTCTAGCACCACGAGTAATGCCGCTTGGTCATTACATGCCATTTCAAAATCGATccactagtgacatcacaagtagaTTTGGCTGCACGCAATAGCTGGGTAGGATTTAAATGTTTCCCAGAAAATGATGACAATAACCTTTCTGTTGCACCCATCAAGGCGTAAATTCAATGCAAGCAAATATGTGATTTGTTCTTTGCCATTTTTGCAGTTCTTTACCCAGTGGAGGTGTAGCAGGTGCATCCTGCTCCACAACCGCTACCTCCATGTCAGTGGCAGATACTGTAGAAGGGGCGGGGTCAGGAACCtcagagggggcggggtcagacacctcggagggggcggggtcagacacctcggagggggcggggtcagacacctcagagggggcggggtcagacacctcagagggggcggggtcagacacctcagagggggcggggtcagacacctcagagggggcggggtcgTATGATGTTGAAGAGGAGTCGCTCTCATAGTTGGAGGAGTCAGAATCATCTGAGGCGTCAGGTTGAGGCACCACAGAAGGGGCTGTTGAGGGGGTGGAGTCAAGGACCACTGAGGGGGTGGAGTCAGGGGAAACGACAACTGAGGGGGCGGAGTTAGATGCAGCTGAAGGGGCCGAGGAAGCGACCACTGAGGGGGCGGACTCAGAGGACACGACCACTGAGGGGGTGGAGTCAGAGGAATCGGCCActgagggggcggagtcagaggAATCGACAActgagggggcggagtcagaggAAACAAGCACTGAGGGGCTGGAGTCAGAGGAATCGGCTACTGAGGGGACTGAGTCAGAGGAAACAACCActgagggggcggagtcagaggATACGACCACTGAGGGGGTGGAGTCAGAGGAATCGGCTACTGAGGGGACTGATTCAGAGGAAACGACAActgagggggcggagtcagaggCAGCTGAGGATACGACCActgagggggcggagtcagaggCTGCTGAGGAAACGACCActgagggggcggagtcagaggCAGCTGAGGGGGCGGAGGAAACTACCACTGAGGAGGCGGAGTCAGAGGCAGCTGAGGGGGCAGAGGAAACGACCACTGAGGGGGTGGAGTCAGAGGAATCGACCACCGAGGGGGCGGACTCAGAGGATACGACCACTGAGGGGGTGGAGTCAGAGGAATCGACCActgagggggcggagtcagaggAATCGACCActgagggggcggagtcagaggCAGCTGAGGAAACGACCActgagggggcggagtcagaggAATCCACCACTGAGGAGGCGGAGTCAGAGGCAGCTGAGGAAACGACCActgagggggcggagtcagaggAAACGACCACTGAAGGGGCGGGGCGAGGGTCTGCTGAGGGGGTGGAGTCTGTTTCTGATACAATGACTGTTGGCTGGACCTTAGTCCGCCCTAGAGAGGAGGACTGCACTGCTGTGGACAgaaggggaggacagggaggagagggaagagattaAAAAAGGGTcggaaagacaaaacaaaattgAAGGAGAGGGAAGGGTGAGGGAGAACAAGGAAGGCAAGGGAGTAAAAGGGAGGTCGTTAGTGAATTTGAGAGCCAAAATCACTGAATACATCAATGAAGAGGGCACACAGTAAATCAAGAGTGAAGATCGAAGGTAGAGACGAGCGGTTCTAAACGCCGGGCGGCAGAGCCTTTGTCATCCTGATTTCTCCGTCAGGGAGGCCCAGACTGTACAAAGGACACTTCACACAAAACAAAGGAGCTCCACTCAATGCCCTCGGGGACCGTGAGCGCTCAGGCTGGAAATCCAAGTCcacaaattaaaaaagaaaaacagattcCCCGGCGGGTTCAACTCCCCCTCCTACCTGCGGCCGCGTTCAGCTTCTCCCGGAGGTCGGTGGGTGGGCGCCGCCCGCCCCGGCGGCCCCCCTCCTGGGGGCGCCGgccctggctctggctctgggcGGGGCTGCTCTCGGCGCTGGGGGGCTTCAGCGGGCTCTCTCCCAGGCTGCTGCAGGGGGACTGCTCCTCCATCGCGTCCCCCCAGTCCGTCACGGGCTGGTAGCCGTCGGGGGGGGCGAAGGGGCTGAGGGGCTTGGTCCCGTCGGGGGAGTcctgggccgccgccgccgccgcggggctGGGGATCTGGACCTTGGGCCGGGGGGTGCGCTGCTCCCTGGGGCTGGTCACCACCACCGAGGCGGGGGCAGGAGTCgcaggggcggcggcgggggcggcggcggcggcggcagcggcggtctcctccttccccgcgtccctcttctcctcctggtcGCCCTCCTCGCTGCTTCCTCCTTCGTCGTCGTCCGAGCCCCCGTCCTCCCCATCGCTGGCGTCCTCCCACtcgtcctcgtcttcctccgcCTCGCCCCGCCTGGCTTCCTGGGGTACCGGGGGTTGTCACGGGAACAGGACACATGGGGTTAAGGGGACCGCCGTGTGCGGGTGCTTCTGGGGTGTCCCGTGAGTAACATGACACAGTGGTGGTCCCATGGTTATGTTATCAACACGTGGTCATTCTGTACAGCCAGGCCCGGCTCATCGACGTAGTGAGAGTTAATACACGAGTTAACACACATATCAGTAATACATAACATGCAAATGGTAGCAAAGGTGGAAGACCTTTGAAATAAATAAGTAAGGGGAAGGAGGTGACATCGAGCTCGCAGTTCCATCGTTTTAGAGTTTTAAGTCcaaggctgcatccgaatactcatacttgactgctattTAGtaggcattttgtagtacgtcacaaatatagcgcgtccgaatgctcagtacgcattgtgtagtaggcAAAAAGTTTCTGAATGCGTACTACCActcggagaagaagaagaacgccgcgttcttcttcttccgttaccagactccggctgAATTTTGGGATAGcatagtgacctaccgttgtatactgtggcggccGAGTCTGGTAACGGAAGAAGAAGAACGCCGCGTTCTTCTTCTtccgttaccagactccggctgAATTGTGGGATAGCAACAACGGTAAATTATCGCAGGTGACtttaattttgccggcatctgatgTGCATCGCACAGAGGGGAAATACGTAATCTCCAAACATCTGGATGCCGTTTCGGTGGCGTTCGGAAGCGTttggaggcgttctacgcatagctgtagaacgTACTatgcatagctgtagaccgtactgcATTAACGGTCCAGTAGTAGACACTGTACAGAAATAGTATATAGTTAGTATTTCGGATGCACACCAAGTTTTACATGTTCTCCAAAACGATTACGATTTTATTTTTGATAACTTTACTTAAAAAAGGAacagcacacataaataaacatgagCACCAGAGTTGAACATGTAAATGTGCCAGATTTAGCCATATAATATATCTGTTCTATCTAACCATCCGATTCAAAATCCATTATTACACACGGATATCAATTGGCCTTTTTACAATGCCAAGCCAGTTCGGTCGCGTcttggcacgcccggcaatTTCACTGCCTTCGGTCTTCtagcctctttagaataatttgcatagaacaaatatttcattttttttatgatgcatgacactcgcatgcaagaataagtATACATCTGAGTCTAGGCTAAAAACGCAAATAACTATTTCCTATAAGTACAAAAACACCATCATATTCATTATTTTACTGACCACTTGTTTTCATCCAGAGGATAAAAAAACGTCTTTCttgtagatcgcaccatctttccctGTCTCCTTTTAATTGTGACTGCGACACCTTCTCTCAGATGTTCAGCACCTCCCAGATTTCACGGTCTCTCCAGTGAGAACTACTGGTGTTGATTTCGCTGCGTTGTCCCCGTCTagacaacgcagcaacacctctacccaagtcccGCCCCTGGAACCGTCTAATCACATTTACACTATCAGAATGAAACCGCCACCGTGTGTAGGGTCcaggagggtaaattggggtgctagctcaagccgGCAATTTACCCCGGGCAGTGTAAACGCGCAAAACCATGCTgggaaaaaggcgtgcataagaagcatatttggcagtgtaaaaacatcTAAAAAGGCATCCATAAAGGGTCGTAAACCAAGTACCTTCTGTGGCGGGGCCGCTTTgggcctcttctcctcctccttcacctccctcctctcctcctcgtcctctctcttGGGTTTGTCCCTCTTCTCTCGGGCCTCatcctcccgctctccctcccagCGGTTGTCGTGCATGCTGTAGTATCAGGGAATAACAGGGTAtgagcacgcacacaaaaccacaacacCCCCAATAGAGGGGGGGTAAACCCTGTTATCAGGTCAACTAAACTTTcagagaatctctctctctccctccctccctctccctccctctccctctctccctccctctatcctgCACAATGAATTGCTCGATTGGTGTAGTTggataaatacataaaaacacatacgTACATATCAACACAACTGTATTTTATTCATGTGCTTTTTGTACTCTgcttgtgtctgtttctgtcggCTCCAGCATCCGCGCCTTCAACAGAAACACCGCCGCTCCTTCGACCCCCACGCACCTGTAGCTCTGCCGCTGATCCCGGTCCCGTCCCCGGgtccggcccccccgccccccccggccaGGGGTCAGGAAGTCCCCGACGATGGGGGCCCTCGGCGGGCGCTGGCTGTCGTCTAGGCAACCAAGCGATGGACAAACATGGAGGGAGCGCGGAGCGCGGGACAGGCAGAACAAACATTACAAAAGGGGAATTTTAAAACACACCGCATCCTTATCATCATCTCTCCCGGTGACGGGAGCTAAATCATTCACTCCCTCGCCGCTATCTAATCCCGGATCACCTGAACAGAGACTGTGTTATAAAGTCTGAGATGAATAGACAGCGGCAGCCATTAGGGATCTGGGAAAGGATTGCAACAATAGTATTATTGTAGAAATAATAAGGCTGGTCACATGGTGTATGCTAAAAACAAAGAGGAAGGCAAGTCTAATCCGTTGAGTTGTTCTAGTCTCTTGACGTGTTTATCCGTCGTTATGGTTTCTTAAAACTGAACTGAACTCAACAGAGCGTTTGCCTTTCATCTGCCTCTGTCCCCTCTACCTCTGTGCGCACGTTTGATCCAATTATTCAGCTTTAAGAGGAGAAAAGCCGGTCTCAGGTGATATCATGGTGGAGGGCTTAGCAGAGACTGCAGCCAGCCCCGTTGTGAGTCTCCATTAGCCCAGGGATACAGAGCCCGTACGACCCCGGCCAGAAGGTCAACCAGCTATTAGCCACGCTACTCATGAGGGACGAGTGGCACttacagagagggacagagagagagagcgagagagacagagagacagagagacagcgagacagagagacagagtgaacaataccgagagagggagagcaagacaGCGACAGAGTAAGACGGAGAGAGTCGGCGAGAGAAAGACATGTCATTAAAGTGAAGGAAGAGATAAGtggagaaaagtaaaaaaaaaaaaaaaaactgattgAGAGAAGAGCCGAGAGGTAATGGAGGAGAGTGGTGAGGGAACGATAAGAAGCGTAGAGGATGAGCGACAGAAGGTGAAGGGAACATAGGAATAAAAAGCCAAATGGGAGGATGAGGCGTGCAGATAAAATGAAGACATGAAGAGAGgaacaagagagggagggagaatgaggCGTGGCATGAGGGCAGACACTTAGAGGTTGATGATAAAGGGATTTTAACAGCTGTGGCGCAATGAAAAAAAGATTCAATCCACTGTGGTGAGGCCCAGGGCTGGATAAGGGCTATGGTCGTGGACTATGAAAGCATAATTATAATACACAATTATATCCAAATGATATAAACCTTGTTTAGATAATTACACCTCAATTTTAAAGGAATTTGCATTCTCCTTGCCCCTAGAGAtgcttcccttcctctctgtaaTGTAAAGGTGTTATTGTGATTACATTTGGATTGTAGCCTCAAATCTAATACTGAGGCCATGCCAATCTTCCGACTTCTCTGATGTGTAGACGCCTGGAGGGATTCCTCTTGTAGCGTACCGCAAATTAACCACGGCCAATCCTTCCCTCTCCACGAGGATCATTGccccccgaacccccccccccgctgtgctGACACTGCCCTCAAAGAGAAAGCCTCTCTAGAACCATCCCGTACACCCACCGTCTCATGGAAGATGCCTGTATCTCCTCAAGGTCATACTcgaaattaaaacaaatactTTGCCGTCCTATAATAAGTTATTCATCAGACATTAACCTATGAATACATTCTCGGGGCAGGTAACACAAGCAAACTGGACAGTAATAGCCTTCTCGTTCTATGTAGAGGTTCAGCCAGCAAGGAAGTGATAAAACAATGAAGAATTTTCTTCCTAACATTCCTTCCTGTATAAGGGATTGTTAAGATAAACAAAAAAGACAACACCACGAAAAATGTGCCATCGTTTTTCAGCTCACAATAcacccagagagaaagagagacagagaggcagactgaGAAGACGAGACACAAGAGAACATTGTCAAAAGGGAAAATAtgaagagagacagcgagagagagagagagagaggctaaggTGCTTAAGGTCTCTAGCGACCTGTCACTGTCCTTGGATGAGGGTCTCAGGGGCTGGGGTGGGACACATTTACATAACTCTCTTAATCACCACACATTTACATAAGGGCTTTAATCAGTCATACTGAGGACTCGCTGCTATTTCCCGGCTTTCtgagaatatgtgtgtgcgtggggcaTGATTGTGTGTACGAGGTTGTGATTGTCGGTTTAATAGTTTGACTTTGTGTGCAGCTTTGTGTATAATAGTttgactgtgtgcgtgcgttattTTTTTTGACATGAGTTTGTGTTTAATAGATTGACATTGTGcatgcaactgtgtgtgtgtgtgtgtgtgtgtgtgtttgaaagtgcacgtctgcgtgtgtgcactAGAGGGATAGCTTtccagacaggaagagagggtgGTTCGAGAGGGGGTCAGGTGTGGTGTAACCATGGTAACAACACCCTGTCAGAGACACTtcatgaggtgtgtgtgcgtgtgtgtgtgtgtgtgtgtgtgcttgcctctCCTGTCGCCGTGCTCTGGCCCGTCGCCCTCTGTGGGGGCAGATGCGTCCTCCTTGAACCTGTGAAGAACACTGCAGGCTTAACGCTccgaagacgcacacacacaaacattcgaTTTATATAAACGGACCACGGTGTTACTCCTgaaaccctccctccctcctcttcctccctccctccttcctcttcctctctctctccttcctcttacATGCCGTCGGTCTTCAGTGcgtcccactccctccctcctcttcctccctccctcctcttcctccctccctccctcctcttcctccctctctccttcctcttcctctctcttacaTGCCATCGGTCTTCTTtgcgtccctccctccctcctcttccttcctccctccctccctcctcttcctccctacctccctccctcttccatgCCGTCGGTCTTCTTtgcgtccctccctccctcctcttcctccctccctccctcctcttcctccctccctccctccctccctctctcttacatGCCGTCGGTCTTCTGTGCGTCCCACTCCCTCCGCCATTGGCCCGTGGCGTTGCGGTGGCGCGCCAGCCGCTCCTCGTCGATCGATTCCCGCTCTTTCTTCCAGCGCACGTACTCGGCGCGCTCCCGCCCCGTCATGGACATGGTCATGTCcccggagccccgccccccttgcCGGCGGCTCTGAccaatgaaagagagagagagagagagcgagagaggcgtGTCAGTTAACACAATAATTACATGACACTTCTTTGGGAACTATAATCCGAGGCCACAACTGATgcaaaggcccaatcccatttctaccccttacccttacccctccccctgttttgaaggggtaaggggtagaaatgggattggtcCAAAATGTCTTCCACTCACGGTCCACTCCCTCTGGGGCTCTCCTCCGATCTTCACGTTCTCAAAGTCCATTCCTCCCCAGTTCCGGACGTGGCGCCGGCTCCCCTCCTTGCGGTCGAGGTCCGGCACGGGCCCGGAGCGCCGCGGGTCGTCCAGGAAGTTCCGGACGGGCTTCTCGCTGTCCACCTGACGGGAGAATCCCCGTTAAGTCTCCCAGGAGCCAGTCCTCGCGCATTGAATCACCATCCTACCGTTCAGATCTAAACCTTATGGCCGCTTTACGTTCGGTCCGACTCAGAAGGTTtattaaaagaataaaaaaacgcCCTCAGACCAAAGTATGAAACAATATGAGGAAGGAAGAAATATGAATATTGAGTATTCAATTGCGAATATTGTTCTACTGCTTCAAGGTTCTCTGTTCAAATGGGATAGCTGTGGTTCTTGAACTGGTTCTGTTGAACCGTGGTGCTATCTAGATCTACGTCCTGCGTCCCCACCAGATCCGACGGAGAGAGTCAGGGAAGCTCTCATTTAAGTTGAATTACaacatatatattcataaattGGCAattgaaagcaaaaaaaatgCACGTCActaaacatccttactgtaccgacagcaatatattgtttcacctacttcagacaaatgtacttattgtaggtcgctttgataacagcgtctgctaatgTAAACCTCACCCCCTGTCCTCGCTCGTACTCGGCcagcttctccatctcctccttcatctGCTCGATGTtctgcctcctcttctcctcccactcctgaggacacacacacacacacacacacacacacacacacgttatgaaAATCGAAAGGACAACGGATGGCCAACAACAAAGCGGTCCAGTACAAACGCTGTACAAAGTGCAACCTGACAACAAAGCAATGCTCACCTTGGTCTTCCTGTCCGACCCGCCAGGGGTcccacctcctctttctcccctctctcctctttctcccctctctggcctgtctcctcgttctcctcctcgttctcctcctcgttctcctcctcgttctcctcctcgttctcctcctcctcctcctctacctccccctctcctccctccccggcGGCCTGGCTCCCCCTCCCCGCTGTCTCCTTCTCTGGGCGTTCTGTCGGAGCGCggctcccactctctcctctccggccgctgcccccctcctcctcctcctcctcctcctcctcctcctcctcctcctctctgacccccccgccccacgcGGCCCGACCCCATCCTCCTGGGGGGGCTGTCGGCATCGCGCTGGGGCCTGGGGGTGTCCTGGTGGGGCCTGGGGGTGTCCTGGTGGGGCCGGGGGGTGTCCTGGTGGGGCCGGGGGGTGTCCTGGTGGGGCCGG harbors:
- the ccdc9 gene encoding coiled-coil domain-containing protein 9 isoform X1; the protein is MSSAMDLKTKEEKAAELDKRIEALRKKNEALVKRYQEIEEDKKKAEQEGIAVTTVRKPRPHEPHEPERRKAEKENFSITVDLSKPAGENRQVNDRKHLPPRGRKSSEESDSQRAQDDSPRAHHNTPRAHQDTPRPHQDTPRPHQDTPRPHQDTPRPHQDTPRPHQDTPRPQRDADSPPRRMGSGRVGRGGQRGGGGGGGGGGGGGGGQRPERREWEPRSDRTPREGDSGEGEPGRRGGRRGGGRGGGGGERGGERGGERGGERGGERGDRPERGERGERGERGGGTPGGSDRKTKEWEEKRRQNIEQMKEEMEKLAEYERGQGVDSEKPVRNFLDDPRRSGPVPDLDRKEGSRRHVRNWGGMDFENVKIGGEPQREWTSRRQGGRGSGDMTMSMTGRERAEYVRWKKERESIDEERLARHRNATGQWRREWDAQKTDGMFKEDASAPTEGDGPEHGDRRDDSQRPPRAPIVGDFLTPGRGGRGGRTRGRDRDQRQSYSMHDNRWEGEREDEAREKRDKPKREDEEERREVKEEEKRPKAAPPQKEARRGEAEEDEDEWEDASDGEDGGSDDDEGGSSEEGDQEEKRDAGKEETAAAAAAAAPAAAPATPAPASVVVTSPREQRTPRPKVQIPSPAAAAAAQDSPDGTKPLSPFAPPDGYQPVTDWGDAMEEQSPCSSLGESPLKPPSAESSPAQSQSQGRRPQEGGRRGGRRPPTDLREKLNAAAAVQSSSLGRTKVQPTVIVSETDSTPSADPRPAPSVVVSSDSAPSVVVSSAASDSASSVVDSSDSAPSVVVSSAASDSAPSVVDSSDSAPSVVDSSDSTPSVVVSSESAPSVVDSSDSTPSVVVSSAPSAASDSASSVVVSSAPSAASDSAPSVVVSSAASDSAPSVVVSSAASDSAPSVVVSSESVPSVADSSDSTPSVVVSSDSAPSVVVSSDSVPSVADSSDSSPSVLVSSDSAPSVVDSSDSAPSVADSSDSTPSVVVSSESAPSVVASSAPSAASNSAPSVVVSPDSTPSVVLDSTPSTAPSVVPQPDASDDSDSSNYESDSSSTSYDPAPSEVSDPAPSEVSDPAPSEVSDPAPSEVSDPAPSEVSDPAPSEVSDPAPSEVPDPAPSTVSATDMEVAVVEQDAPATPPLAGETGDLPALTDAATTEPAGGDQDAPEPSVIVSSG
- the ccdc9 gene encoding coiled-coil domain-containing protein 9 isoform X2, with amino-acid sequence MSSAMDLKTKEEKAAELDKRIEALRKKNEALVKRYQEIEEDKKKAEQEGIAVTTVRKPRPHEPHEPERRKAEKENFSITVDLSKPAGENRQVNDRKHLPPRGRKSSEESDSQRAQDDSPRAHHNTPRAHQDTPRPHQDTPRPHQDTPRPHQDTPRPHQDTPRPHQDTPRPQRDADSPPRRMGSGRVGRGGQRGGGGGGGGGGGGGGGQRPERREWEPRSDRTPREGDSGEGEPGRRGGRRGGGRGGGGGERGGERGGERGGERGGERGDRPERGERGERGERGGGTPGGSDRKTKEWEEKRRQNIEQMKEEMEKLAEYERGQGVDSEKPVRNFLDDPRRSGPVPDLDRKEGSRRHVRNWGGMDFENVKIGGEPQREWTSRRQGGRGSGDMTMSMTGRERAEYVRWKKERESIDEERLARHRNATGQWRREWDAQKTDGMFKEDASAPTEGDGPEHGDRRDDSQRPPRAPIVGDFLTPGRGGRGGRTRGRDRDQRQSYSMHDNRWEGEREDEAREKRDKPKREDEEERREVKEEEKRPKAAPPQKEARRGEAEEDEDEWEDASDGEDGGSDDDEGGSSEEGDQEEKRDAGKEETAAAAAAAAPAAAPATPAPASVVVTSPREQRTPRPKVQIPSPAAAAAAQDSPDGTKPLSPFAPPDGYQPVTDWGDAMEEQSPCSSLGESPLKPPSAESSPAQSQSQGRRPQEGGRRGGRRPPTDLREKLNAAAAVQSSSLGRTKVQPTVIVSETDSTPSADPRPAPSVVVSSDSAPSVVVSSAASDSASSVVDSSDSAPSVVVSSAASDSAPSVVDSSDSAPSVVDSSDSTPSVVVSSESAPSVVDSSDSTPSVVVSSAPSAASDSASSVVVSSAPSAASDSAPSVVVSSAASDSAPSVVVSSAASDSAPSVVVSSESVPSVADSSDSTPSVVVSSDSAPSVVVSSDSVPSVADSSDSSPSVLVSSDSAPSVVDSSDSAPSVADSSDSTPSVVVSSESAPSVVASSAPSAASNSAPSVVVSPDSTPSVVLDSTPSTAPSVVPQPDASDDSDSSNYESDSSSTSYDPAPSEVSDPAPSEVSDPAPSEVSDPAPSEVSDPAPSEVSDPAPSEVSDPAPSEVPDPAPSTVSATDMEVAVVEQDAPATPPLGETGDLPALTDAATTEPAGGDQDAPEPSVIVSSG